A portion of the Gossypium arboreum isolate Shixiya-1 chromosome 8, ASM2569848v2, whole genome shotgun sequence genome contains these proteins:
- the LOC108469142 gene encoding 1-aminocyclopropane-1-carboxylate synthase-like: MVAMSKIATGNGHGENSPYFDGWKAYETNPFHPTERPEGVIQMGLAENQLCFNLIKNWLIKHPEASLCTPQGVNKFKETALFQDYHGMPEFRQAVAKFMGKVRGDRVKFDPDRIVMSGGATGAHEMVAFCLADPGEAFLVPTPYYPGFDRDLKWRTGVELVPVNCESYNNFKITRNALEAAYVKAQEANLRVKGLLITNPSNPLGTILDRDTLKSMVRFINDKNIHLIGDEIYAATVFMEPEFVSISEIIEEEDVECNRDLIHIVYSLSKDMGFPGFRVGIVYSYNDSVVSCARKMSSFGLVSSQTQHLIASMLSDGEFVDNFITENKELLFKRHKYFTWSLSQVGIGCLKGNSGLFIWMDLRKLLKEKTFAAEMELWRVIINEVKLNVSPGSSFHCEEPGWFRVCFANMDDHTMKVALLRIRTFVLKNNEAMVPLKLCRPSSLKLSLSRSLSRRMEAPGIMSPHSPLPQSPLVRART, from the exons ATGGTTGCCATGTCCAAGATTGCTACTGGGAATGGACACGGTGAAAACTCTCCTTACTTTGATGGATGGAAGGCTTACGAGACCAATCCTTTTCATCCCACTGAAAGACCTGAGGGAGTCATTCAGATGGGTCTAGCTGAGAATCAG CTGTGCTTTAATTTAATCAAAAACTGGCTCATCAAACACCCAGAAGCCTCCCTCTGCACCCCACAAGGTGTAAACAAGTTCAAGGAGACTGCACTTTTCCAGGATTATCATGGGATGCCTGAGTTCAGACAA GCGGTTGCAAAATTTATGGGGAAAGTGAGGGGAGATAGAGTAAAATTTGATCCAGATCGCATTGTTATGAGCGGTGGAGCCACCGGAGCTCATGAGATGGTTGCCTTTTGCTTGGCAGATCCTGGTGAAGCATTTCTCGTCCCCACTCCTTATTATCCAGG GTTTGATCGTGACTTGAAGTGGAGAACCGGGGTTGAACTTGTACCAGTCAACTGTGAGAGCTACAATAATTTCAAGATCACCAGGAACGCCTTGGAAGCTGCGTATGTTAAAGCACAAGAAGCTAACCTCAGAGTGAAGGGCTTGCTCATAACCAATCCATCGAACCCATTGGGTACTATCTTGGATCGGGACACATTGAAGAGCATGGTTAGGTTCATAAACGACAAGAACATACACCTGATTGGTGATGAGATTTATGCTGCCACTGTTTTCATGGAGCCTGAGTTCGTTAGTATTTCTGAGATTATAGAGGAAGAGGATGTGGAATGTAATCGTGATCTCATACACATTGTGTACAGTCTTTCCAAGGACATGGGGTTCCCTGGTTTCAGGGTTGGCATTGTATACTCATACAATGATTCAGTCGTTAGCTGTGCCCGCAAAATGTCCAGCTTTGGATTGGTGTCTTCGCAAACTCAGCACTTGATTGCATCTATGCTATCTGATGGAGAGTTTGTTGATAACTTCATTACAGAAAACAAAGAGCTGTTATTCAAAAGGCACAAGTATTTCACTTGGAGTCTTTCTCAAGTCGGTATTGGTTGTTTGAAGGGCAATTCTGGGCTGTTTATATGGATGGATCTGCGTAAGCTCCTCAAAGAGAAAACATTTGCAGCCGAGATGGAGCTGTGGCGGGTAATAATCAATGAAGTTAAGCTCAATGTTTCGCCAGGTTCTTCTTTCCATTGCGAGGAGCCTGGTTGGTTCAGGGTTTGCTTTGCTAACATGGATGACCACACCATGAAAGTTGCTTTGTTGAGAATCAGAACCTTTGTGCTCAAGAACAACGAGGCCATGGTTCCTCTAAAACTATGCAGGCCAAGCAGCCTTAAACTCAGCTTATCACGAAGCTTATCTCGAAGAATGGAGGCACCGGGCATCATGTCTCCCCACTCTCCCTTGCCTCAATCACCCCTCGTTCGAGCAAGGACTTAA